A single genomic interval of uncultured Desulfobacter sp. harbors:
- a CDS encoding sigma-54 dependent transcriptional regulator, translated as MTNAHRILVVDDELSMRQFLEMLLSKKGYKVNLAKNGKQALGSIKQKKYDLVLTDIRLGDITGLDVLRAVKKKHPDTVVIMISAYSTTEIAVEAMNEGAYDFVPKPFDNNELCATIAKALELLTLDQEKAYRSTELKSHLHFNRIIGNSPGMQAIYQRIRQIGPTKTNVLISGESGTGKELIARAIHDNSERKDRPFVVVNCGGIPDTLMESEFFGHVKGAFTGAVADKPGLFEAANTGTIFLDEIGELSMFLQVKLLRAVQETRFTPVGGTREIDVDVRIISATNKKLEQEVIDGNFREDLFFRLNVIPIKVLPLRDRKGDVDLLAAHFVEKYSKKLGKDIVKLSSYAIDFLNQYSFPGNVRELENLIERSVALSATNIILPESLTISSHKRRRWIEGVKDNRYDLEDVVSGVDLDKIMSEIEGAYLKKAMELAQGNKSKAAELLNLSLRSFRYRLDKIMPDKNESGDGDAG; from the coding sequence ATGACAAACGCACACCGCATTCTGGTAGTAGATGACGAATTGAGCATGCGCCAGTTCCTGGAGATGCTTCTGTCCAAAAAAGGGTATAAAGTCAATCTTGCCAAAAACGGCAAACAGGCTTTAGGCAGCATTAAGCAAAAAAAATACGATCTGGTGCTCACCGATATCCGCTTAGGCGATATTACGGGCCTGGATGTATTGCGGGCCGTGAAAAAAAAGCACCCGGATACCGTGGTGATCATGATCTCCGCATATTCCACAACGGAAATCGCTGTGGAGGCAATGAACGAAGGGGCTTACGATTTTGTGCCTAAGCCCTTTGACAACAATGAGCTTTGCGCCACCATTGCCAAAGCCCTGGAACTGTTGACCCTGGACCAGGAAAAGGCATACCGGTCAACTGAACTTAAAAGTCATCTGCATTTCAACCGCATCATTGGTAACAGCCCGGGTATGCAGGCGATTTACCAACGGATACGCCAGATCGGCCCTACAAAAACCAATGTGCTCATCAGCGGTGAAAGCGGGACGGGTAAGGAACTGATTGCCCGGGCCATCCACGATAATTCCGAGCGCAAAGACAGGCCCTTTGTGGTGGTCAACTGCGGCGGAATTCCGGATACGCTCATGGAAAGCGAATTTTTCGGCCATGTCAAAGGCGCGTTTACAGGGGCTGTGGCGGACAAGCCGGGATTGTTTGAGGCTGCCAACACCGGCACGATTTTTCTGGATGAAATCGGCGAGTTGTCCATGTTTCTGCAGGTAAAGCTCTTGCGGGCTGTCCAGGAAACCCGCTTCACACCCGTGGGCGGCACCCGGGAAATTGATGTGGATGTTCGGATTATCTCCGCCACCAATAAAAAGCTGGAGCAGGAGGTCATAGACGGCAATTTCAGGGAAGATCTGTTTTTCCGCCTTAACGTCATTCCCATTAAGGTGCTGCCGCTGCGGGATAGAAAAGGGGATGTTGATCTACTTGCGGCTCATTTTGTGGAGAAATATTCAAAAAAACTGGGCAAGGATATCGTAAAGCTGTCGTCCTATGCCATTGATTTTTTGAATCAGTATTCCTTCCCCGGCAATGTCAGAGAGCTTGAAAATCTGATCGAGCGGTCTGTTGCCCTTTCCGCAACCAATATCATCCTGCCCGAAAGCCTGACCATCTCTTCACACAAACGGCGGCGCTGGATAGAAGGGGTTAAAGATAACCGCTATGATCTGGAAGATGTGGTATCCGGTGTGGATCTGGACAAAATCATGTCTGAAATTGAAGGCGCATATCTCAAAAAAGCCATGGAACTTGCCCAGGGCAACAAAAGTAAAGCCGCTGAACTTTTAAATCTAAGTTTAAGGTCTTTCAGGTATCGCCTGGATAAAATTATGCCGGATAAAAACGAATCCGGGGATGGTGATGCCGGGTAA
- a CDS encoding ABC transporter ATP-binding protein, whose translation MIRFSHINKSFHAGFKHYPVLFDISLKVKEGEIFGFLGPNGAGKSTSIKLLLGFLRPDSGKIFINDLQVGKDTIQNHIGYLPEIPCFYDNLTGLETLLFAGRSSGIKGVSLKDNAIHILRKLDLESGKDKRIKAYSKGMKQRLGLAMTLIHDPGIFILDEPMSGLDPLGRRLITDVILELKERGKTVFFSSHILSDIEKLCDGIGILNKGRLLYDGSVSGLIDSNSHISSIEDSFMRIIGNDKNANAL comes from the coding sequence ATGATACGTTTCAGTCATATCAATAAATCCTTTCACGCCGGATTTAAACATTATCCGGTCTTGTTCGATATCTCCCTTAAGGTAAAAGAGGGGGAGATATTCGGTTTCCTTGGTCCCAATGGAGCAGGTAAAAGCACATCTATTAAATTGCTCCTGGGCTTTCTTCGTCCCGACTCCGGGAAAATTTTTATCAACGATCTTCAGGTCGGAAAAGATACCATCCAGAATCATATCGGTTACCTTCCCGAAATTCCATGCTTTTACGATAATCTGACCGGCCTTGAGACGCTTCTTTTTGCCGGAAGATCTTCGGGCATCAAAGGGGTGTCCCTGAAGGACAATGCCATTCACATACTGAGAAAATTGGACCTTGAGTCAGGAAAAGACAAACGGATAAAGGCATATTCAAAGGGCATGAAACAGCGTCTCGGTCTTGCCATGACCCTTATCCATGATCCCGGGATTTTCATTCTTGATGAGCCTATGAGCGGCCTTGACCCCTTGGGGCGTCGACTGATAACCGATGTTATTCTGGAATTGAAAGAGAGAGGGAAAACTGTCTTTTTCAGTTCCCATATTCTAAGTGATATTGAGAAATTATGCGACGGAATCGGCATTCTGAATAAAGGGCGGCTTCTTTATGACGGTTCAGTCTCCGGTCTCATAGACTCAAATTCCCATATCTCCAGTATAGAAGATTCATTCATGCGAATTATTGGAAATGATAAAAATGCGAACGCTTTATAA
- a CDS encoding type II toxin-antitoxin system VapC family toxin, whose protein sequence is MYLLDTNVLSELRKAKTNKINKAVRVWAENVPASTLYLSVITVLEIELGVLLKERKDPRQGNILRVWLNDHVMPTFRSRILDVDTSIAVKCASLHVPDLKSYRDSLIAATAIVHQLTIVTRNVSDFLQTGVNVINPWDG, encoded by the coding sequence ATGTATCTACTTGATACGAATGTTCTCTCTGAACTTAGGAAAGCAAAAACCAATAAGATAAATAAAGCTGTCAGAGTTTGGGCAGAAAATGTGCCTGCTTCAACCCTGTATTTATCGGTTATTACTGTTTTAGAAATAGAATTAGGCGTGCTTCTAAAAGAGAGGAAAGATCCTCGGCAGGGAAATATACTTCGTGTTTGGCTCAATGACCATGTAATGCCGACATTTAGATCTCGCATTCTTGATGTAGATACATCAATAGCCGTGAAATGTGCGAGTTTGCATGTTCCTGATCTTAAATCATACCGTGATTCTCTTATTGCTGCAACGGCTATAGTACATCAATTGACAATTGTAACAAGGAATGTGTCTGATTTTCTTCAAACCGGCGTTAATGTCATTAATCCTTGGGATGGATAG
- a CDS encoding aspartate carbamoyltransferase catalytic subunit, which yields MRFKKKDILDIDSLSREEIVYILDTARGMKEISQRAVKKVPTLRGKTIVLFFQEPSTRTKLSFELAGKRLSADTVAISKSSSSIVKGETLRDTVRTLESMKPDIIVMRHSSSGAACQVAKWVKCSVINAGDGTHAHPSQALLDMMTIQEEKGGFEGLKVSLVGDISHSRVARSNIIGLSRMGAKVTICAPGTMIPIGIEQMGCTVAPDMDACVAGADVVMMLRIQKERQGSLLFPSEREYAALYGLNPARLALAAKDALIMHPGPLNRGVEISTLVADGEQSVILDQVTNGVALRMALFYLVSGGTKNADSN from the coding sequence ATGCGGTTTAAGAAAAAAGATATTCTGGATATTGATTCCCTGAGCCGTGAGGAAATTGTTTATATCCTGGACACAGCCCGGGGGATGAAGGAGATTTCCCAGCGGGCCGTAAAAAAAGTACCCACCCTTCGGGGTAAAACCATTGTGCTTTTCTTCCAGGAGCCGTCAACCCGGACCAAGTTGTCCTTTGAGTTGGCCGGAAAGCGTCTTTCCGCAGATACGGTGGCCATATCCAAATCCTCCTCCAGCATTGTTAAAGGGGAAACGCTAAGAGACACGGTCAGGACCCTTGAGTCCATGAAGCCTGATATCATCGTGATGCGGCATTCATCTTCGGGCGCGGCCTGTCAGGTGGCAAAATGGGTAAAATGCTCGGTTATCAATGCCGGAGACGGCACCCATGCCCATCCCTCCCAGGCCCTTTTGGATATGATGACCATCCAGGAAGAGAAAGGCGGGTTTGAGGGGTTAAAGGTTTCCCTTGTCGGCGATATTTCCCATTCCAGGGTGGCCCGGTCTAATATTATCGGTTTGTCCAGAATGGGAGCAAAGGTGACCATTTGTGCGCCTGGGACCATGATTCCCATCGGCATTGAGCAGATGGGTTGTACCGTGGCCCCGGATATGGATGCCTGTGTGGCAGGTGCGGATGTGGTCATGATGCTTCGGATTCAAAAGGAGCGCCAGGGCAGCCTGCTTTTTCCAAGTGAGCGCGAGTATGCGGCACTTTATGGCTTGAACCCGGCGCGTCTGGCCCTGGCGGCAAAGGATGCCCTGATCATGCACCCGGGACCGTTGAACCGGGGCGTTGAAATTTCAACCCTGGTGGCGGATGGTGAGCAATCCGTAATTTTGGACCAGGTGACCAATGGGGTGGCCCTTCGCATGGCCCTTTTTTATCTGGTGTCAGGAGGTACTAAAAATGCAGATTCAAATTAA
- a CDS encoding M23 family metallopeptidase produces MKKTLFLIIFLVIVVPVGWVLFCKYEGDIPNADISLPSPYLKQSYEINMTATDKGAGLKHVTVSLVQKDIEKVLLDKFYPPSSILSLFSDNITLSDTFSIPVETRKYGMSDGQAVIRIVVTDYAWRKWTKGNRFYEERPVIIDTVPPRLQILTSQHNVSQGGVGLVIYKLDEENVQSGVRVGENFFPGYSGVFNDPMVITALFALDHTQGPDTRIVVEARDPGGNETKRGFYHYIKDKNFRSDTLRISDGFLESKMHDFDLGPKEAQFLTEQNPLLAKFLYINETLRLQNVETVLKVPSDTRAELMWKDSFNRLPGAANRARFADKRTYKYNGKIISHSTHLGIDLASTANAPVGAGNNGRVIMAENVGIFGNTVIVDHGLGLASLYCHLSQMNVTKGDMVKKDDIIGRTGMTGLAGGDHLHFSMMLHNVFVNPVEWWDAAWIKNNITSKIESVKAQMK; encoded by the coding sequence ATGAAAAAAACACTGTTTCTGATTATATTTCTGGTAATTGTCGTGCCTGTGGGCTGGGTTCTGTTTTGCAAATATGAGGGAGATATACCCAACGCAGATATCAGTCTTCCCTCCCCGTATTTGAAACAATCCTATGAAATAAACATGACCGCAACGGATAAAGGTGCCGGGTTAAAGCATGTTACGGTTTCCCTGGTGCAGAAAGATATTGAAAAAGTTCTTTTGGACAAATTTTACCCACCCTCTTCCATTCTGTCGTTGTTCAGTGACAATATAACCCTTTCAGATACCTTTTCCATTCCCGTTGAAACCCGTAAATACGGAATGAGCGACGGCCAGGCCGTTATTCGAATTGTTGTAACTGATTATGCCTGGCGTAAATGGACCAAAGGCAACCGCTTTTATGAAGAGCGGCCGGTGATCATTGATACGGTGCCGCCCCGACTTCAGATTTTGACCTCCCAGCATAATGTGTCCCAGGGCGGTGTCGGCCTTGTCATTTATAAGCTTGATGAAGAAAATGTTCAAAGCGGCGTCAGGGTGGGGGAAAATTTTTTTCCTGGATATTCAGGTGTGTTTAATGACCCCATGGTTATCACAGCCCTGTTTGCCCTGGATCATACCCAGGGACCGGATACCCGTATTGTTGTAGAAGCCCGGGACCCGGGCGGAAATGAGACCAAACGCGGGTTTTATCATTATATCAAAGATAAGAACTTCAGGTCTGACACCCTGCGCATCTCAGACGGTTTTCTCGAATCCAAAATGCATGACTTTGACCTTGGACCCAAGGAAGCACAATTTTTGACGGAGCAAAATCCTTTGCTGGCAAAATTTTTATATATTAATGAAACCCTTCGCCTGCAGAATGTGGAAACCGTACTCAAAGTGCCTTCGGATACCCGTGCCGAATTGATGTGGAAAGATAGTTTCAACCGTCTTCCCGGAGCTGCCAACCGGGCCCGGTTTGCCGATAAACGTACCTATAAATACAATGGAAAGATCATCAGCCATTCCACCCATTTAGGTATTGATTTGGCGTCCACAGCCAATGCGCCGGTAGGTGCGGGCAATAATGGACGGGTCATCATGGCGGAAAATGTGGGAATTTTCGGCAATACCGTCATTGTCGACCACGGGCTTGGCCTTGCCAGCCTTTATTGCCATTTAAGCCAGATGAACGTGACCAAAGGCGATATGGTAAAAAAGGATGATATCATTGGCCGTACCGGCATGACCGGGCTTGCCGGCGGCGATCATCTGCATTTTTCCATGATGCTCCACAATGTGTTTGTCAACCCTGTGGAATGGTGGGACGCGGCCTGGATAAAAAACAACATCACCTCAAAAATTGAGTCTGTTAAAGCACAGATGAAATAA
- a CDS encoding homocysteine biosynthesis protein: MSTYQVNKTYEEINAKIAAGEAVVVTAEEIIDIADKEGVVEAARKVDVVTTGTFAPMCSSGAFINIGQSKPVIRTTQTWFNNVPAYSAIAAVDCYLGATAVCEDDPLNKYHPGEFNYGGGHVIQDLVAGKKIHLKAESYGTDCYPNLAIEKTVTLKDLPNAMLFNPRNAYQNYNCAINRSDKTKYTYMGTLKSHVSNANYSTSGCLSPLFNDPYLKTIGLGTRIFLGGAQGYVTWTGTQHKKDVDRGLNGVPLSGAGTLAVIGDLKQMSPEWLVGQSIRGYGVSLSVGLGIPIPILNEEILKYTSVSDEELFTQIIDYGHDYPQGISKSYGQVSYAELKSGTITIKGERVPTVPLSSMVKARKIAQILKTEIQKSRFYIGVPQHMFC; encoded by the coding sequence ATGAGCACCTATCAGGTGAATAAGACCTATGAAGAGATAAACGCCAAAATTGCGGCTGGAGAAGCTGTGGTGGTAACGGCGGAAGAGATTATTGATATTGCAGATAAAGAAGGTGTTGTGGAGGCGGCCCGGAAAGTGGATGTAGTGACCACTGGAACGTTTGCGCCTATGTGTTCTTCCGGTGCATTTATAAACATCGGCCAATCCAAACCTGTGATTCGTACAACCCAAACCTGGTTTAATAATGTGCCGGCCTATTCAGCCATTGCCGCGGTGGATTGCTATCTGGGGGCCACGGCTGTTTGTGAAGACGATCCCTTAAATAAATACCATCCGGGTGAGTTTAATTATGGGGGCGGACATGTTATCCAGGATCTTGTGGCAGGCAAAAAGATTCATTTGAAGGCCGAAAGCTATGGTACAGACTGTTATCCCAATCTTGCAATTGAGAAAACAGTCACATTAAAGGATTTGCCCAATGCCATGCTGTTCAATCCGAGAAACGCATATCAGAATTATAATTGCGCCATCAATCGGTCTGATAAAACAAAGTACACGTACATGGGCACCTTGAAATCCCATGTGAGTAATGCCAACTATTCCACTTCCGGTTGTTTGAGCCCCTTGTTTAACGATCCCTATTTGAAAACCATCGGGCTGGGCACAAGGATTTTTTTGGGCGGGGCCCAGGGATACGTGACCTGGACCGGTACCCAGCATAAAAAAGATGTGGACAGAGGGCTTAACGGCGTGCCCTTAAGCGGGGCCGGGACCTTGGCCGTTATCGGAGACCTTAAGCAGATGTCACCTGAGTGGCTGGTGGGACAAAGTATCCGCGGCTATGGGGTGTCCCTGTCTGTGGGCCTTGGTATTCCCATTCCCATCTTAAATGAAGAGATTCTCAAATATACGTCCGTGTCTGACGAAGAGCTTTTTACCCAGATCATTGACTACGGCCATGATTACCCCCAGGGCATCTCCAAGTCCTATGGTCAGGTCAGTTATGCCGAGCTTAAAAGCGGGACCATCACCATCAAGGGAGAACGTGTTCCCACAGTGCCGTTGTCCAGTATGGTCAAGGCAAGAAAGATTGCACAGATTCTGAAAACTGAAATTCAGAAATCCAGATTTTATATCGGGGTTCCCCAGCATATGTTCTGCTGA
- the lepB gene encoding signal peptidase I: MSKKKKSTWRENIEAILVAVLIALFIRTFLIQAFKIPSGSMLETLQIGDQILVNKFIYGVKIPFTNGKTLIPVKNPQRNDIVVFKYPQDPSKDYIKRVVAVAGDTLEIVNKKLYVNDKLITEQPWAQYKDSRILPGQITTRDNLEKITVPPNKLFVMGDNRDNSHDSRFWGFVDLSEVRGEAIIIYWSWDKAEFSVRLSRIGTLLF, encoded by the coding sequence ATGAGTAAAAAAAAGAAAAGCACCTGGCGGGAGAATATTGAAGCAATTCTCGTTGCCGTTCTTATTGCCCTGTTTATTCGTACCTTTCTTATCCAGGCCTTTAAGATACCTTCCGGTTCCATGCTTGAGACGCTTCAGATCGGTGACCAGATTCTTGTTAATAAATTTATTTACGGGGTGAAAATTCCTTTTACCAACGGAAAAACCCTGATTCCGGTAAAAAATCCCCAGCGTAATGACATTGTGGTGTTCAAATACCCACAAGATCCATCCAAGGATTACATCAAGCGGGTTGTTGCCGTTGCCGGTGATACCCTGGAAATTGTGAATAAAAAACTGTATGTCAATGACAAACTAATTACGGAGCAACCCTGGGCCCAGTATAAGGATTCCCGGATTTTGCCGGGTCAGATTACCACCCGGGATAATTTAGAAAAAATTACCGTGCCGCCCAACAAGCTTTTTGTCATGGGAGACAACCGGGACAACAGCCATGACTCGCGGTTTTGGGGTTTTGTGGATTTAAGTGAAGTGCGGGGCGAAGCCATTATTATTTATTGGTCCTGGGACAAGGCGGAATTCAGCGTCCGTTTGAGCCGGATCGGCACCTTGCTGTTTTAA
- the kdsA gene encoding 3-deoxy-8-phosphooctulonate synthase, with translation MTNFFFDLTQNNPNCFFLIAGPCVIEDLDTSLGIAKHLKQVTRDLGIPYIFKASYDKANRTSIQSFRGPGPERGLEILKQIKTELDIPVISDIHLPDQAEKAAQVLDIIQIPAFLCRQTDLILAACRTGKPVNIKKGQFLAPADCRNIVEKAKSTGNQDIAITERGTCFGYNNLVVDFRSIQILRDLGMPVIFDATHSVQLPGGSGTASAGERQFVAPLARAAVACGAHGLFMETHPDPDNALCDGPNSIPLDQMRNLLTHLVNIRKAAGQSL, from the coding sequence ATGACAAACTTTTTTTTTGACCTGACCCAAAACAACCCAAATTGTTTTTTTCTAATTGCCGGGCCCTGTGTTATTGAAGACTTAGACACAAGCCTTGGCATTGCAAAACACCTGAAACAGGTCACAAGGGATTTAGGTATTCCTTATATTTTCAAAGCCTCCTATGACAAGGCCAACCGCACGTCCATCCAGTCATTCAGGGGCCCTGGCCCGGAACGCGGCCTTGAAATCTTAAAGCAGATTAAAACTGAACTGGACATCCCTGTTATTTCCGACATCCACTTGCCTGACCAGGCTGAAAAAGCGGCACAAGTTCTTGATATTATACAAATTCCGGCGTTCTTATGCCGCCAGACCGACCTGATTTTAGCCGCCTGCAGGACAGGTAAACCCGTGAACATCAAAAAGGGCCAGTTTCTTGCACCGGCCGACTGCCGAAATATTGTCGAAAAAGCCAAATCCACAGGCAACCAGGATATTGCCATTACGGAACGCGGCACCTGTTTCGGGTATAACAACCTTGTGGTGGATTTCAGATCCATACAGATTTTACGGGACCTGGGCATGCCCGTAATTTTTGATGCGACCCACAGTGTTCAACTTCCCGGCGGCAGCGGCACTGCATCGGCAGGGGAAAGACAGTTTGTCGCCCCCCTTGCCAGGGCCGCAGTGGCCTGCGGTGCCCACGGCCTGTTCATGGAAACCCACCCCGATCCGGACAACGCCCTGTGCGACGGACCGAACTCCATCCCCCTGGATCAAATGAGAAATCTATTGACCCATCTGGTCAATATTAGAAAAGCTGCAGGACAGTCCCTATGA
- a CDS encoding type II toxin-antitoxin system Phd/YefM family antitoxin, which translates to MSISTISSRELNQDIGRAKRAAKKGPVIITDRGRPSYVLITVEEYQVLTGTQQSILDLLAMPGLADTDFNPPRLKDSLCQPADLS; encoded by the coding sequence ATGAGTATTTCAACAATTTCCAGCCGAGAATTAAATCAAGATATAGGCCGGGCAAAAAGAGCGGCTAAAAAAGGTCCGGTGATCATTACAGATCGTGGGCGACCTTCTTACGTTCTTATAACGGTTGAGGAATACCAAGTGCTCACAGGTACACAACAAAGTATTCTTGATTTATTGGCGATGCCTGGGTTAGCAGATACAGACTTTAATCCTCCCAGATTAAAGGACTCTCTTTGCCAGCCAGCGGATCTGTCCTGA
- a CDS encoding HAD-IIIA family hydrolase → MTTQLADIRLLLLDVDGVLTDGSITYTDTGEQIKSFNVKDGLGIHLLMEAGINVGIVTARVSGALRHRCDNLGISLVFDGTRDKAKALESISESTQISTAHMAFMGDDLLDLPAMARVGFAVTVADAPAEVKTRADMITDLPGGKGAVRQVCEAILKAKGLWETSVSRFLS, encoded by the coding sequence ATGACAACACAATTGGCAGACATCCGGCTGCTGCTTTTAGATGTGGACGGCGTGCTCACCGACGGCAGCATTACATATACGGATACAGGTGAACAGATCAAAAGCTTTAATGTCAAAGACGGCCTTGGCATCCATCTGCTCATGGAGGCAGGCATTAATGTTGGTATTGTCACGGCAAGAGTCTCCGGAGCCCTTCGCCACCGATGCGACAATCTGGGCATCAGCCTGGTTTTTGACGGCACCCGGGACAAGGCCAAAGCTTTGGAATCCATATCTGAAAGCACTCAAATCAGCACCGCACATATGGCATTCATGGGAGATGATCTTTTAGACCTGCCCGCCATGGCCCGGGTCGGATTTGCCGTTACCGTGGCCGACGCCCCTGCCGAAGTTAAAACCCGGGCAGATATGATTACGGATCTGCCCGGGGGCAAAGGTGCTGTCCGCCAGGTGTGTGAAGCCATCCTCAAAGCCAAAGGCCTTTGGGAAACATCCGTTTCAAGGTTTCTGTCATGA
- a CDS encoding dihydroorotase, which yields MQIQIKGVRVIDPGNVEGLRDISIKDGLFEAVSEPGQLPEVAKASEDVQVIDGQGLIAVPGLIDVHVHLREPGQEYKETIETGLKAAAAGGITAVCCMPNTNPVNDNAQVTSFILSQAKKANASRVYPVGAISANLEGQKLNDIADMKKAGIWAVTDDGMPVTDSQLMRRTLEYCKSLDIPVLVHAEDKRLADGGSMNEGLPATVMGIKGIPNASESVMVMRDLALAELTGARVHFCHMSTAQSIEAIRAAKAKGVRVTCETAPHYFTLTDADIPAYDTNFKMNPPLRSDKDRAAIIEGLADGTIDMIATDHAPHAEDEKQVEFDQAAFGIVGLETSLGLSLDLVAQGHLTLVQLVEKMAKAPADLVGINNDVVPGNPADLTLINMDAAWTVDPNTFVSKGRNTPFAGRRLTGAAAFTIVDGRIVYARDY from the coding sequence ATGCAGATTCAAATTAAAGGCGTCCGGGTTATTGATCCCGGCAATGTTGAGGGGTTGCGGGACATCAGTATCAAAGACGGGCTGTTTGAGGCGGTGTCGGAACCGGGACAGTTGCCGGAAGTTGCCAAAGCGTCGGAAGATGTCCAAGTGATTGACGGCCAGGGCCTGATTGCCGTGCCGGGACTCATAGACGTGCATGTGCATTTGCGGGAGCCCGGTCAGGAATATAAAGAAACCATAGAGACAGGATTAAAGGCGGCTGCTGCCGGCGGGATTACCGCGGTCTGTTGCATGCCTAATACCAACCCTGTGAATGACAATGCCCAAGTGACATCGTTTATCCTTTCCCAGGCGAAAAAGGCAAATGCGTCCAGGGTATATCCGGTGGGGGCCATTTCGGCAAATCTTGAAGGACAAAAGCTCAACGACATTGCGGATATGAAGAAAGCCGGAATTTGGGCAGTGACCGACGACGGCATGCCGGTTACCGATTCCCAGCTCATGAGGCGGACCCTGGAATACTGCAAATCCCTGGATATCCCTGTGCTTGTTCACGCCGAAGACAAGCGGCTTGCCGATGGCGGATCCATGAACGAAGGGCTGCCGGCCACGGTGATGGGAATAAAAGGAATTCCCAATGCTTCGGAATCCGTCATGGTCATGCGTGATCTTGCCCTGGCCGAACTGACGGGTGCCAGGGTGCATTTCTGCCACATGAGCACGGCCCAGTCCATTGAAGCCATCCGGGCGGCCAAGGCAAAGGGGGTGCGCGTCACTTGTGAAACAGCTCCCCATTATTTTACCCTCACGGATGCCGATATCCCTGCCTATGACACTAATTTTAAGATGAATCCGCCCTTGCGCAGTGACAAGGACCGGGCAGCCATTATTGAGGGACTAGCAGATGGCACCATTGACATGATTGCCACGGACCATGCCCCCCATGCCGAGGATGAAAAACAGGTGGAATTCGACCAGGCCGCATTCGGTATTGTGGGACTTGAAACTTCACTGGGGTTAAGCCTGGACTTGGTGGCCCAGGGCCATTTGACCCTGGTACAGCTGGTGGAAAAAATGGCCAAGGCTCCGGCCGATCTTGTGGGCATCAACAACGATGTTGTGCCGGGCAACCCGGCGGATCTCACCCTTATTAATATGGATGCCGCCTGGACCGTGGACCCCAATACATTTGTGAGCAAAGGACGTAACACGCCTTTTGCCGGGCGCAGACTTACGGGTGCGGCTGCTTTTACCATTGTTGACGGCCGGATTGTTTACGCCAGGGATTATTAG
- a CDS encoding prepilin-type N-terminal cleavage/methylation domain-containing protein, translating into MPKFIKNNQKGFTLIELMIVVAIIGILAAIAVPQFVSYRMRSYNAAAKAVVHNLKADNANLNSELGVYGHTEAAAAVLNAADGGYAPADSFTVPALTTAATTAAAGARLAGTTADGLRSLAVGISIGANMNAAVSDANNAADVSTYHAFARHHKGDTAYAIDEEVENVLCSVSNATAWPNVATLGATVVVAAVGGGDDINGVAGGGAPTGNWTRTR; encoded by the coding sequence ATGCCAAAATTTATCAAAAACAACCAGAAAGGCTTTACCCTGATTGAGCTGATGATCGTCGTCGCCATCATCGGAATTCTTGCGGCAATTGCAGTGCCCCAGTTCGTATCATATAGAATGAGGTCCTATAATGCCGCTGCCAAGGCGGTTGTTCACAACCTGAAGGCCGATAATGCAAATCTCAATTCCGAACTTGGCGTGTACGGGCATACAGAGGCCGCAGCTGCGGTTTTAAATGCAGCTGATGGAGGTTATGCCCCAGCAGATTCATTTACAGTTCCTGCTCTGACCACTGCAGCAACAACCGCAGCAGCTGGTGCAAGGCTGGCTGGAACCACCGCGGATGGTCTGAGATCGCTTGCCGTGGGTATTTCCATTGGCGCCAACATGAATGCCGCGGTCTCCGATGCCAATAATGCAGCTGATGTATCTACCTACCATGCCTTTGCAAGGCATCACAAGGGTGACACTGCCTACGCCATTGATGAAGAGGTTGAAAATGTGTTGTGCAGCGTTTCAAATGCCACTGCCTGGCCCAATGTTGCAACTCTCGGAGCAACTGTTGTTGTCGCGGCAGTTGGTGGCGGTGACGACATCAATGGTGTTGCCGGTGGAGGCGCCCCTACAGGTAACTGGACAAGGACTAGATAA